In the Pseudanabaena sp. BC1403 genome, CACATGGATAAATTACTATTGGATATTTCATGATTATTCTCCCTCTATGAGTTCTACGACTCTTTTAACATATATAGCTTTGACTCGGTTGTTATGAACTGGGATGACTAAAACTATTTCATCTCTTTTGAAAATATGGTGACTGCCTGTAATTCTATCCAAATCAAAACTTTCTAGCT is a window encoding:
- a CDS encoding type II toxin-antitoxin system HicA family toxin, whose protein sequence is MSKKDKLLELLKNSPNNVTFGDIRKLLELESFDLDRITGSHHIFKRDEIVLVIPVHNNRVKAIYVKRVVELIEGE